Within the Vigna angularis cultivar LongXiaoDou No.4 chromosome 10, ASM1680809v1, whole genome shotgun sequence genome, the region GTTAATGGATAGATTTGGTAAAATTGGGGAAGATCCAATGGTAGAACTGATGGATTTGAGGAAACATTCCACTGTTACGTCCTATCATGAAGAATTTGGTGCCATAATTAATCGATTGGACCTTTCTGAAGAATAGTTGTTTCCTAGGAGGGCTTAAACATGATATTCAGATGATGGTTAGGATGTTTCAGCCCACAAGAGTGATGAAAGCCTTTACCGTTGCAAGGGGCTGACACATTAAATAAAAGACCTAACAAATATGCAGGGAATGAAAAGGACATTATTCATAAAGTTGTTCAGGAGATTTGGATTCCTGTTTTATTCAGAACAGCTCAATTATTATGCTAGTCCTGATgtgttaattgaaaaaaaagatgGCTTTTGGAGATTGTGTGTTGATTATAGGTAGCTTAACAAGTGTAGAGTTAAAGCCAGGTTTCTAATTCTTTTGGTAGAAGACTCGATGGATGAATTGAATGGTTCCGTTATTTTGTCCAAAATTGACCTGAGGGCAGGTTTCCATCAAGAGAGGATGGATCCTTACACAAAACTGCATCCAAGACACAGTGGGCATTATGAATATTTGGTCACATCGTTTGGACTTCTAAATGTTCGTGCAACTTTTCAAAGTTTGATGAATGCTGTTTTCAGGAAATTTCTAGGAAACTTTTTTGTAagttttctttgatgatatacTGATTTATAGCACCAGTGAATCTAAACATATACAACATTTGAGCAAGGTGTTGTCAGTCATGAGGGGAAATAATCTGTTTGCCAAGAACTAAATGCTACTTTGAAATGAATAAAGTGGATTATAATGGTAATTTCctgtaaaaaaaatcagaatctcTACTGATCCTGAAAAGATTCAGGCTGTCAAAGATTGGCCTTTGCCTCAAACTGTTAAACAACTACAAGTTTTTTAGGTGGTCTTACTAACTATAATAGGAGGTTTGTTAAAGGATATGACACAATAGCAAGGCCATTAACTGATATGTTCAGGAAAGATAATTTTAGTTCCACTTGGAGTCACTCTAATTTTAGTTAGAAGGGGATTGATATCAGCTCCTGTTCTAGCTCTACCATATTTCAATAAAACTTCCATAGTATAAGTGGATGCTTCCTGATATGAAATTGGTTCAGTGTTAAAGCAAGAATATCATCCTTTGGCTTTCATTAGTAGAATTTTTACTCAACACCAAACTCTTTCCACTTATGAAAAGGAACTGATTGGGGTTTTTTTGCAGTCCAAAAATGGAGACACACCTACTCATAGACACTTTGTGACAAAACTAATCACAGGAGTCTACATTCTGGATCAGAGTCTTTCCACTGGTTTTTAGCAGAGTTGGTCGAGTTCGTTGATGAGTTAGTTGAGTAGTTCACTAACTCTAAACAATATCTGTTGTGGCTGAAAGGGGGGATTACTGATGCAATTgtaaaacttttcttctttatcttatTCTCTATATCAATAAAGATCCTCCAAAGTCTTTCTTGTTCAGAGTTTCCTGTACCTTCTGTGTTCTTGGAATTCATTGGAATTCCTATTACTTGAGTTACTGCACCATGATAGGATACAACAAGATGAAACCTAGTATCACTCCATTCTACATCATTGCATTCAAACAGAAACATCTGTCACCTTTCAGAATTATTGTTTTGCCCTAAAAGAGTACATTATAACTTATTCACTGTAATTCTTAGCTGAAAATAGCATGCAAGTTCTGAGCACACACTTGAAGCACCATATCTGTTTTGTAACATTTCAGCAGACAACAAAACAAAGGCAAAACAAGACAATCATCAACTAAGTTTTCAAAGTATAGCAAACTGCTTGATTTTCTGAATCCATTTTCCCATTATCAACAATCATATCAAAACTCTTTAAACCGTAAACCAACCACATAACAGTCAGCTTCCAAGGGTTACACAAGCCAATCCCAAACATTCAACTTCAGTTAAATAGCAACAGCATGAATCACAAACTTTGTTCCAAGTTGATGTCAAACCAAAAGTCAATTTTTTCTACTGCATACACACAGAGAGGGATGCATACCAGTTTGGAAACGTTCTTCCAGAAATGGGGGCTAGGCTTTGCAGTAAGATATGCTCTTTGGAGAGCCAAATCTTGTTCCTTGGTCCATCCTTTCCTTATTTCATCGTCATTGCGCTTTCTCTTCTCTCCATTTcccctcttctttctttctccgCCAAAACCCTCATCACAAACAACACGATTTTCTTCTGTTTTAACTCCAACGATCTCTCTATTTCCACCCTTCTTTCTTCCCCCACCAGCACCCTCATCCGAAACGACACCATTTCTGGTCGTTTCAACTCCAACCCTCTTCCCTTTTACCCCCTTCTTTTCTCCCCCACCAGTCCCTTCATCTGAAATGACACGATTTCCTTGGGTGTTAACTCCATCCCTACTCCCCCTgtttctctccttcttccttCGTTGACGACACCCTTCATCCGAAACGCCATGATTATCGTGCGTCCTAACTTCATCcctcttctcctttctctctttctttcttcctccaCCAAACCCCTCATCCAAAACGACAAACTTTTCTTTCGTTTCAGCTTCACCGCCCTTCACCCTCGTGCCTTTCACTTTCTTATCGCTTGGCTCGTTGTTGAACCTGGGAGATCGTCGAAGAGATGAAAACCCAACGTCCCCATTGTTAAGCCTCGGAGATATTCTCGACCCGACTGTAGAATCATTGGATTTCTTTACGGAAACGGTGGCAGATTTGGGGTTGGCAGTGGTGTGGTTTAGTTGTGGGAGGAACCTGGGTGACCTTCGTGGGGTGAGGAATTGACGGTCTACATAAGAGTTTTTGTCTGACATTTTCACAAACACTTGAAGGCGTCGCTTCTACAGTGAACAAAGATTAGATGTGCATTTTTTGAATTCAAACTCGAATTGAATTGAGGCAATTGCGTCACGCACCCCATGTTTTCTACACCACATGTATAATGAAATGACAGTCTTACCCTTCGTTCTTCTTCTTTGCCTATGCCTTGGGTATCTTAATATCAATCTAATAGAAGTTACTATAAAACCTAATTTATAAAGCTGATTTTATCAAACACAACTTAtccatttttataaattttaaatttctgttcattctaataattttgaaagaaaattacacTATTATGGTTAAAAATTCTAATCTTAATTATATCCTATATACGTCTCTTCAAACCCTTTTCCTTTTCAGTGGTTCTTCCAACCACTTCTCCCAACCCCCTTCTcagattgattttttttctttcctctttttGGTGGTTACTCTTACaatcaatcaatataaaattttattttgcttCAATTCCATAATCCTATTTCTTTcactttcaattttatttattgtatttttccTTAAAgaattattcttataaattatcACTGATCCTCCCgtattccttttattttttcttctagtACTTGCAGTTTTGTTCGTATGTTTTTGGTACTCTATTTTCAATTGCCTCTGTACAGTTTCTTTTCCATGcagtatctttttttttttgtcagctTCTATATTCATCGCTATAAttgatatttgaaaattttatttataacactCTTATTTAGGACCGAAATAATGTCATCAGCTCAAGACGACATCTTATAGGAATAAACATATTGATCATAGTAACAACGTACACTTTGATTATGTTGAAGGTTAGGACGATTGATTAAAAGATTGGAGAAAAAGATAGATAAGCAAAATCTTAatgtattaatttaaataaaaattcatgaaaatattataaataatattattcatcAAATCAGATAAttaggtaattttttttatattcattttagtaTATACtactgtttatatatatatatatatatatatatatatatatatatatatatatatatatatttaatttttgaatgttAGAATatctaatttcaaaaataagacTATCTAATTTGAACATCAAACTATCTTTGTAGGTGAAAAATTACatcttgatttaaaaaaataagaaaaaagatcaaaataaaaactttatcgCAGGCATATTTTGCCTACAATAACAATAACTTTCAATATAGAATTTGTATGAATTTGCAAAAAAAGTgtataaaatgttaattatacTTTGCAGTCAATCAAATTACATGTTAAttcttataatgtaatcaattaaaagtaaatattgtgaaacttagaaaataaaatattaaagttaataagtgttttaaaataatgagatcaaatattttaaagttaaaataatttaataatataaatagaattttataaattcgtctcattatctaaaatactCGTCATCTCTCTATAACTCTTTCTCCgagttcctttttctttctctctacaATCTTTGACTCTTAAATCATATGTATGATTATCAGAAATCTTCTAGGAGATAATGATAGTGTACTCTCCATCATTATCAGATCAATTTTCCTTCTAGAACAAGTAAGTTTCTATTCATTTTTCCCTTTACCTCTTAGTTTGAGGTCATGCATAAGGGTTCCTTCGCATGAGTCTTTTAGCTTCCTTTTCTAGATCTTCATTGATGAGAGGTCCTAAGAACTTGTTTTAGTCATGTTTATGTGGTTTGTAGGTTTTTTTACAGTTTCTTAAGCTCAAAGCAAAAGTAGAGTACTGTGTAGAGCTTAATAGATTTTCTgataaggtaagggaagctagtgcTTATGCTTAAACTCTTTATTTCAAGTATGATTAATTGTTGACATGATAATATGATGATTTTGTTGTAATTGAGCTTGTTTTAATGGTAATTGTGTTTTGACGAGTGAAATTAATTGTATGTTATTTAATGGCTTGTTTGAGCATGTGTTGGATTGTAGTAATCgtatgaatattattattttgaagttggtaatattattttggattgaaaatgTGGAGGAGAAATGAGTTAGTAGGATTATAGGTCATTTTTTGTCAAAAAGAGATGTTTTTGATAGGTGAGTTTTGGAAGCAAAGGTCTAAAGGGAGAAATGGTCATTTAGGATCTGTTGTATGGTCATTTAAGATTTGTTTGGGTGGTAAGTTAGTAGAAAGATGGTCTAGAAATGGATGGTAGACAGGAGATTGTGTTTGAATGACTTTTAGGTGCAATTTTAGAGGTTATGGAGagtgaaattttgatttggaAGATCTAAGGCAATTTGGAGTGGTTGGGATATGTTTTTGAGTTATTTGTAACTTGTTCTGACCCCTAAATTGCTTAGTTAAGAGTTAAATTAGGTAGAATTGATTTATGGTCTATAAAGTGGTGTTTTAGTTGTTGTAAGTTGGAATTTCATAGTAAAATGAGTTTAAACTTAGTTTAGGTTGGATCATATACACTGGATAAGTCTATTGTGGTTTAGAATTCCATTTAAGAATGTTAGAAGTTGGTAGAAATGCCTAAGATAGGCCAGGGAAGGTTGAGAGGATGCAAATTATTTAGAATTGGTATTTTGCATAATTATGCAGAGTGGATGGGCGAGCTAGTGGCTCATTGGGCGAGTATTATGGGGTTTTGATAGTAAGTTTCAACAGCTATGAGAGTAAGCTCGTTAGGCTGGAGAAGTCCTTTATTTGGACTCTCGCTCGGCAAGTGGATAGTGCTCGTTGGGCGAACTTGTGCTTGCTAGGTGCCATGATTTTGGCGTTGGGCAAGTGCGTTTGAGTTGTCTTGgttgtttgtttttctcttttcttttgtgtttgGATTTAAATGGTGTGATGTTATATTTAATACTTAGTGATAtgatttgaaatatatgatgGTATGAAAATTTTGTGATTGAACTCAGGTATGGTTTGGAAAGAATTTCTAGAGTGAAATTTTTAATGATGGTTTCAAGTAAGTGATGTATTGATGTACGAACTCAGCCTTGGAAGTTATTCTAACACTCCAATAATAGCGTCATCTTAGATAGAGAAGGGGATTATGGATAGAGAAGGGGattatgtggtgaggagtagcaggagatCTTAGTCTATGGTCTGGTGTTCTTTGTTCATAGGTAATAGACAAATTAATattgtgtggtagcttgggggAGCCAGTTGTTTCACCACTACAAGTGCAAAACTTGTCATAGTTTGACATCAATACATTTATCTTGATGGTTTTATCTAGCTCAATGACATGATTAGGATGATTGGTTTGATTTGGTTGGAATATAATGTATAATGAAATCTTAATATGCgatgtttgtttcttttcacATTAGCTTATcctatttttgtgtgtttttgtgtttgtcTATTGGTTTATGTTTGATTCTTGTGGCAATGATCATCTGGTGGGTGAGTAGAGGGTGATGACGTTATGTTAGAGCAAGCTTTGGAGGGTGATGGTGTAGATGTGTAGTTTCTTAGTATAGATCTTTGTTATAGATACAGTTTGAGTAAAGCCTTATGTAATTATCtagttttttctctttttgaattgtaaatatgtaatagtcttatggttattttggataaatgtatgaatattttatatttttttaaagtttaattgttctattttattgatCATGTGATGTTTCCTGTTAGTAGTGATACTAATTAAATGGAATGTTACATATAGTAATCTCTTTGTTActtcaatatattaaaaaagcaGGACCGTTAATTTTTTTCAAGCTCTTTAACTTGGACCGATAAATTTCTCAGTTCACGTAAATTgagtttcaatattttttcaGGTCCTTTTCTGTGAAATGTTGCATGTGAGTCTTCTTTCGATCAGTTGTATGTAGGGATGACAACGGATTGGGTCGGGCACGggtagtgcctacccgcaacccgactcgacaaaaaaaaaattcacccaCTACCCGCACGGATTTCCGCTTAAAAAGAACTCAcgagtattttaaaacccgcggatatccatggatacccgcaaatatttaaaaaaatatatttttaaaaattattaaaataaaatttaaataaatttacaaaaactatataaaatataatataaattaaaatttaattttaattaaatttaaccttataaaatataaactaatgttaattttaattaaatttaacttaataaaattaaatttaacttaataaagtATACTATCCGCAACCGACCCGTTTATAAACAAGTATTAAATTACCCACTACCCGCAATCCACAACCCGCGAATAGTAAATATTCGCAGGTATCAACTATTCGTCACGGATTTTATCCGTGGATATCCGCTGGCgcgaatttttttgtcattcctACTTGTatgtatctttttatttttttttatataaatctcTATTAATTAGTAATTCTAATCGTGTGCTATAATTGTATGTGATTTTTCTAGTTGtagataaaacattttttaagtttgaaatgagtttgaattttttttaaaaagttcgtttgtctctaaaattaaaaaaaaattacattattttcaatGTTATAGACATCTTGAAATctataattacattattaaatattaaatggtatgatgaaattaatttattgaaatattgaTCTATTGGATGTGGGTATGATGGAATTGTTTTAAGTTGTGTTGatcttcaatttattttcttctcacTTTAATTTCTATCTAACTCAAACAGCTGATTACCACGCACTCTTAAATTTAATCTCACACCAAGCTGCTGTGAAAGATTCACTTCCCTATCCCATGCAATGTGTTAAACAACATTATCTCATTATCATAAAGCATTAATCccattacattttaaataacaaCGTGCGGTTCATGGGTTTTGCGAAATTAGAAAAGGTAAATAACTCTCATTATTATGTACGCTGACGATGATATATTTCTCAACAATGCTTTATTTGTCAGCAAATAGCATAATgtttaattaatgatataataCGAATCGAatcgaatatatatatacataataaagaTAGGTTAATaataaagcataaaaaagaaaaccgAATGACAAAAAATTATACGATTAATGTGTAAAGCTGATGTACGAAGCGCATTCATGCaaattgtttaatgttattGGCTATCCATAAACAAACTAATAGTGCAACGTAACCTAATTTTTTGGTGCTATGCCTCCCACTCTTTTCTTAAACCAACCTCTTTAAGGATCTAATAGGTGGAGTTTAGTACTAAAGGATTACTATTGTGTGCAGTTTTAATggataatttttagaaaatctatgttttttttgtttttttcaaacttttttgttgattttatacTTTTAGTTTCATGAATCTAACTTATATAAGATTCCAAAtcttttatacttaaatttcaCCATTTTTATTTCTACGTTGATAGATGAATTAGATTTATATTTCACTGAAGTTGAATGACTAGTTAATCAGTTTTTGAAGTATCAAAATCAAGTTAAACAAAAGATCACACGTGTCAatgattttgattattattttttcaaaattttcattttagattttgactttgtaaaatattgtttagCTTAAATCTCAATGTCAAgaaaattattagtaaaaagGTACCGAGATAACAAAAAAGCCATTctacaatatataaaatcaagtaatagttttttaattagatttttaagATGCTTACAATAGGCCAACACTTTAGTTATTTGATAAAGTAAAGTGAGGAAAGCAGGATAATAGtgatattattttccttttttggaggagaaaaaagaacaaataaaaccTTATAGTTATTATATGTTAAGAAAATTATGTCAtaacaatactaaaaaaaacattacaaatattattttattacacgtgaaaattattatacagactttttaaattagtattattaaacaataatttttttttggaagtataatttatttattctttaaaaataattacccaaataaataaataaaaattctttatttttttagtttttaacttAAGAATTGTAAGCACAAAAAGAATCAATTTTTTTGGAGAAATAATGGAGTTTTTTAAAGCAAATATTGGCCATATTTAaccttcttttttatttctttcacttcatGAAAACAGACGAGAgacaataataaattacaataatataaatgaCATGGGAAGTACAATAcacaataaaatcaaatcacgtagaaaacaaaataatgaaaagggAATTTTGCGCTATTGCATGATAGCtagaaaaacataatatatgGAAATGGAAGTGTGTACAACATGGCGgacatattaattaattatatatatatatatatatatatatatatatatatattattttgttaaaattattaaaaagtgtttggaaagaatttattttatccCAATAATCTTgtatatttgaatttgttaGCCGTTCTTTTATGATAGAGTTGTGTGTAGTTAAAAATGTATAACATTCACcttgaaaaacaaattatctCTAGTCTTAAATCAATAATTGATTTacaatacatataaaaatataatatttcaacaTACGGTATATGATTTATACCCAATTTCCTTACAAGGAATTccaatatataattgaaaagcaTTAATCTCTTCATCATAACACAAAGTATGTAACGGGGAGAGAATATATTTTGTGCTTAAAAAGAATGCACATGACCCACTCCATCATCATCAGTCGCCATGTATGTATGATACCACCTTTCATAATAAGGCCAAGAAGAAACGACCGAGTTCAGTTttgtattctatttttttaatcattttgttTGAGGCCCCAtgataacatataaatatatactccTGCATAATAATGACTCAGCCtggaaaataatatatgtatttacaatatatattaatattttttattcaggTAGGTTTTTTAGCGGGAAATGATATATTAACActaaaatttcacacagttGATGTGGCAATATATGtatttacaatataaattaatattttttattcaggTAGGCTTTTCCAActagaaataatatattaataataaaatttcagtAATTGTGCACCTTTTATGTgacatttttaaattgatttatatttttgctCGCAGAAGATCCTTAAGTTTTTCCTCTACTTGGTTTAACTGaagataaaaaacaacaaagaaaacagGAGAGTAATAGATTTCAATGGAGCAAGCAAAACGAAAAAACAAGCTAGACAAAAACTACATTTCTTGACTTCAAGTCGCACGAAAAACTAAGAATGAAGGAAGAAATCACATCATtcaatttcttcaatttttgttttttaatctaATGTTTTTGAGGTTAGTAgcttgaaaaaaattataaatccgTATAGACATTGTCACATTTAGTTGTCGTAAAATTGTGTTAAATTTGgatgttaatatattatattttaaccgTTTCATCTAAACGAGAACGCAACAGTGTTAGACATGAcgtattttgaattgaaaacaaataatggatggaagatttcaaaatttgatgatgaAGAATGGAGTGTGGGCACAAGACAAGTTGTAGGACGATACACAGTGACAGAACCACTTGGCCACTAGTGAGAATAGAAAACGCTAAAATGAAAAAAGGGTCAAGTACTAACAATAATCACGGAAGGTACACATCTGATACTGTCTGCatctaaagataaaaagaagttCCAgagtgaaattaaattaaaattaggtcATGAAAAGAAGCCACTGCGAATACTTTCTATCCGACATCATAGTTTTACGACTATCCAATCTATCATTTTCCTCTCCCATGTTTAAAATTTGGACCAAACGGGGACAGTGGCCAACATTCCCCACTTCCTCGAATCGTTCTTTTACACGCttcctcctttttttttaatgtttctaCTAGTGAGTTAAGCTTAATTCTTATCATATCCAAATCACCCAAGCGAGCAATAGTATCAATATTAATgcagatttttgttttcttttggtgTCATTGGTTTAGTTGCCGTGATTAATGAGACTATAGTACAATCGCACTTGTTCACAAATCGAATCAACTCCTATTCTTGCCAGCTactcttttatcattttcaataaattgaaagttgaaatTTACACACAACCAACCTATTCTTCTACCACAAATACTTGTCATAACTGGCTGAGTGgaatgataaaaagataaaaagaaaaagtttaatgATTTCTGGTTTTCTCAAactaattgaattttttttgcatttttcaattaatagaACCGGTTTAATCAATTAAGTCACTTAAATTTACTAATTAATCACCACATACAAGAGCAACAGATATACGGAATCAAATGAAGCGGTCACGATCTCGGAATTGACCTGGTACCCAcgttgttttttgtttttatcctGCATCTTCACCGGGTGGTATAGAACAAATGGCGGCAacatcatgcatatatataaacatatttacaCACAGCACCGACCAACGGTGGTTAACATGGCTTTGTTGGCAATAACTAACAGAAAGGAGCCACCGGCTGCGGCGGTTTGAGGGGCGGGGTGTCGACGGTGACAACAATGGTATCCGGGCGCGAAGGTTGACGCGGGCAAGGCATGGCTATGAACTTGGGCAGTTCATCTCCAGGCATCAACACTGGCAAGCTCTGACCTTTGTTTTGCTTAACCTGCAATCACAAcgaagaaattaaaataaaataaaaattatatgtatatatttgcGGCATGGTTGAAATGAAATTGTAAAAAGTTACCATGGAGGGTTGGGATTGGGTGAGGGAGGGTTGAGGGTGTGGAGGAGAGAGAGATTGGCGAAAAGACCGTAGCTTGTCCCAGTGGTAGCAGCAGGAGAACATGCCGCTGAGGCTGAAGATTATGATCAAGAGGAGGGCAGTGCCCAAGGGGAAGCCGAGGGACGGTCGAGATGTGTCGATGTGGGATGGGGAGAGATCTTGGCCCTCCATCGTGTGTTGTTGTTGATGTGGTTGTTTGGAGTAGCAGTGGACCTGATACCATTGAGGTAAGAGGCGAATATtagaagaagagaaatgaaaatgTGAAATGCGTTGCGGAGAGTTATATAGTAGAAAGAGTGAGGTACGGAAGAGATAGATATCTGtgggtttggtttggtttggtgaCCCAGGGCGTCACTGACAGCGATGAGCGTTACCAAAAGCTGCTTTATCGTGCTTTTcctatatatcattttattttttattttcttcaaaataaaaaaaacttctcAAATTTCCTTCCTTTAACAAtgcaacaaaattataatataatatcctATGCGAATAAATATCTCAGACCCCCTGCCTTAAATTCAATGACAAGACAACAGCTTTATTGCTTCTAATAATTAGGaaattttggatattttttcACATAgtgtaagatatttttttacaactctTTTAACAACTGTTAATTAACTTCTAATCAAAGACtgattttggaaaataagaGTTGCGACTATCCTATTCTAATAGAGAATAAACGAGAAAGTAACAACTGCAGACGTTGTGTCGGTTGTCTGTGTAAATAGAGTAAAGTGCAAAAAATCATATGAAGTTTTTGTCCAATAAATACTATggttttaatttgtaaaataatgctatttgatagatatttgacctgaaacatatttttttttaataaaataataattgtggCAAGCAGAGAGTTAAGTTTCAACGTCAACATGCTCGTTGCTTGCAAGGGTGTGacgaagaaaaacaaaaacatattcatGGTTGCAAgcaaatatgaatatttatgaaaaagtaaATCAAACCAATGCAACTATTGGGAGGCATGGAGGGTTACATTACATACACCTCGCCACTTCTTTTCTAACGTGgtctttcaaaattttctataTAGCTATTAAgacataattactttttttttttcaagtctAAGGTACAGTTTTCTACAAGTTGTGAGACAGTTTAgttgaatttgatttatttaaaatatttatataattgtgttttattactttgaatGTACAACATTTCAAGTATGTCGTTTACTATTAGTGTTTTCAAACCAATACGAAGATTCATCAAATATAACAAACTACAATGTCCATGTAAACAAAGAAaagtaaatacaaaaaattataattaaactgttcttttattttaaattagcaTTCTCTGATTTTTTTGTCTTGCTCCAAAAAAACAATCGAAacaacttatatattatatgtcaGTTTATAGTTtctatatttcattattaattatctGTCGCTCAAAAGAAGTCTTGAATGAAAGTTAtcagatttgaaaaacaaaatctatataaatatttcttctgAAAATTTTACGCagttagtttaatttaaaagaaaaatcataactTATGCATACAAAACAAACTAAACTGTATAGGCAATAAATATAGCgccttttaaaataattttattttaatttatataaaaattgtgcatgtatatatatatatatatatacatatatatattactagAATATATTCATAAAGAGATCTTTTTATACAGTTTTCATACGCGAGTTTACCAAAAATTATGTTGTAATTCTATATATTAAACATTTCAAAGTGTTGGTAATTTATCTTGAACATGTcacttaataaatatataaaaaatgatatacaATTAGAAATGATATTTCGTTAAATTAATCGTTAAATTAATCAATGTGAAAaggataaatatataatattagaaaaaatataaatggatTTATCTTTAGTCTAATATTGATCgatatattattgttaatagTAT harbors:
- the LOC108337696 gene encoding uncharacterized protein At5g65660 — protein: MEGQDLSPSHIDTSRPSLGFPLGTALLLIIIFSLSGMFSCCYHWDKLRSFRQSLSPPHPQPSLTQSQPSMVKQNKGQSLPVLMPGDELPKFIAMPCPRQPSRPDTIVVTVDTPPLKPPQPVAPFC
- the LOC108336380 gene encoding uncharacterized protein LOC108336380 translates to MSDKNSYVDRQFLTPRRSPRFLPQLNHTTANPKSATVSVKKSNDSTVGSRISPRLNNGDVGFSSLRRSPRFNNEPSDKKVKGTRVKGGEAETKEKFVVLDEGFGGGRKKERKEKRDEVRTHDNHGVSDEGCRQRRKKERNRGSRDGVNTQGNRVISDEGTGGGEKKGVKGKRVGVETTRNGVVSDEGAGGGRKKGGNREIVGVKTEENRVVCDEGFGGERKKRGNGEKRKRNDDEIRKGWTKEQDLALQRAYLTAKPSPHFWKNVSKLVPGKSQQECFDRIHIDHVTPVQLQPRSRAKTLKSSPIQEFSLSASKLLNPIDIKVRRSNVLKPKNIITQKSVEKQLQRRLAGDLDRAGDIFSVLEPNIDLSTNALQPSESLSTPKQLKENKGFLQSCTETSSSSGNKLLSRFSGSHNTDLVSPPVLKKVKNRVLHEKYVNKLRCRESRRRAASTNIIGEGRSIKKKDAVKAAKVALVSEARDAINKFRQSQVNVMDNGCSSDEVNDDDIQYEDESQ